AGCCGCCCACGCTGGCCGATGCCATCGTCGAAGTGACCGAGACGGGAAGCTCGTTGCGTGCGAACCGTCTGCGGATCATCGAGACGCTGATGGAAAGTGAGACGCAGCTCATCGCCAACAAGAATGCGTACAAGGACGACTGGAAGCGCGAGAAGATCGGCAATATCTCTCTTATGCTGAACGCCGCGATTGCCGCCCAGGGCCGCGTTGGTCTGATGCTCAACGCTCGCAAGGATTCGTTGAAGGCAGTGGTCGGTGTGCTGCCCGCATTGAATTCTCCGACGATCTCGCAGCTCAGCGACGAGGGATGGATTGCGCTGAATACGATTCTCGATGAGGCCGAGGTTCGGGATGTGATCCCCAAGCTTAAGGCTGCCGGTGCTACTGGAATCGTGGAGTATCCGTTGAGCAAGGTTGTTCTGTAACGATGGCTTTTCTCGTCCGGCTCTCCATCGAGGGCCGGACGCTGGTACTCGGAGTTCATGAATGAAGCTGGTGCGAACATTTGGACGGAGCAAAGCTGCTGCGGCTGCTCTGATAGAGACGCTGGAGCAACGCGGAGCCTCGAACACAGCGAAGGTAGAGCCGGTAGTGCGGCGGATTCTTGCAGACGTTCGCAAAGGCGGCGATGCTGCGCTGCGAAAATATGCCGCCAAGTTTGATGGGTTGACGAAGAGACAATCTCTGCGGGTCTCATCTGAAGAGATGCAGGCGGCCTGGGATGAGACTGCACCGGAGCTGCAAGCTGCCATGATGGTCGCGCGCGGCAACATTCTTGCGTTTGCCGAGGCGCAGAAACCGTCGGAATGGACGATTGCCCCTTCTGACGGTGTAAAGACCGGGCAGATCGTTCGGCCGCTGGGAAGCGTGGGTTGCTATGTACCGGGTGGGCGGTATCCTCTGCCTTCCACGCTACTGATGACGGTAACTCCAGCACAGGTAGCAGGAGTGGAGCGAATCGTCGTATGTTCGCCTAAGCCTGCGCGGGAGACGATGGCTGCGGCATGGCTTGCCGGAGTAACTGAGTTTTATCGCGTTGGCGGAGCACAGGCGATCGCCGCGATGGCCTACGGCACCGAGGCGATTACTCGCGTCGACAAGATTGTGGGGCCGGGAAATTTATTTGTAACCGCCGCCAAGACAATTGTTTCGAACGAGTGCGGCATCGATATGCCCGCCGGCCCGACCGAGATTGTCGTGACCAGCGAGACCGGAGATGCCTCTGGAATCGCAGCAGACCTCGTAGCACAGGCAGAGCATGATCCAGAGGCTTTGCCTATCCTGATTACAAGCAATGAAGCGCTGGCAAAGAACGTTGCCGGCGAAGTAAAGCTGCAAGCTGCGAAGAACAAGATTGCGAAACAATCACTGGCAGCCCAGGGAGCAATATTTGTAACTTCAACTGTTGCAGAGGCACAAGAGCTGACCAACCGCCTTGCTCCTGAGCATCTGACGGTTGATGCAGCGGCAGACCTGAAGTGGGTTCGCAATGCAGGAAGTGTCTTTGTAGGCGCCTACGCTCCGCAATCAATGGGCGATTACGTCTCGGGACCCAACCATGTGCTGCCAACAGGACGCGTCGGACGTGTACGCGGCGGCTTGAGCGTCATGGACTTCGTCAAGGTAATCACCGTGCAGGAGTACACGCGCAAAGGTCTACGAAAGATTGGCCCCCACGCTATTGCGCTGGCCGAAGCAGAAGGCCTGGTTGGTCACGCAGAGAGTGTTCGAGTGAGGATGCGATGAAGGTTGCTACGGAAGTAAAACCGCGCAGAGCTGTGCTCGAGATGCCGGAGTATCATCCTCCGCTGGCAGGACGTGACGCACTGCGACTGGACTTCAACGAGAACACCTTTGCACCATCGCCAAAGGTGATGGAACGGCTGCGCGAGATAACAGCAGAAGGATTGACCAAATATCCTGAACGCGAGCCGGGAGAGAGGATCGCGGCAAAACACTTTGGACTTAACCCTGACGAAGTATTGCTGACCAATGGCGTGGACGAAGCGATCCACCTGGTATGCTGCGCGTTTCTCGAAGAGGGCGACGAGGCCCTGATCTGTACGCCCGGCTTCTTTATGTACGACGTCAGCATAATGATGATGACTCCCAACCTGCGCAAGGTGCAGGCGGACGAGGCGTTACAGTTCCCCTTTGAAAAATTTCTCGCCGCAATTACCGAGCGGACAAAGCTGATCATTGTCTCTTCGCCAAATAATCCAACAGGCGCTGTCGTAAGCCGGGAGCATCTGCTTGCAATCGCTAAGGCAGCCCCTCAAGCCGTGCTGATGGTCGATGAGGCTTACTACCACTTCCACGGCGAGACGACGATAGGCGACCTACGCGCTGTGCCGAACCTGCTTGTAGCGCGGACGTTCTCGAAGGCTTATGGGCTGGCTAATCTTCGCATTGGAATGCTGGCAGGCAACACGGCGCTAATGAAGTATGTGCGCAAGGTCAGCTCGCCTTACAACGTGAATGGCGTGGCGCTCGATTGCCTGACTGTGGCACTAGCCGATGAGGACTATCTTGCATGGTACGTCGAGCAGGTACGCGTTGGGCGCGATCGCATGATGCGCGGCCTCGATGAGTTGGGAGTTCCCTATTTT
This region of Edaphobacter dinghuensis genomic DNA includes:
- the hisD gene encoding histidinol dehydrogenase, whose amino-acid sequence is MKLVRTFGRSKAAAAALIETLEQRGASNTAKVEPVVRRILADVRKGGDAALRKYAAKFDGLTKRQSLRVSSEEMQAAWDETAPELQAAMMVARGNILAFAEAQKPSEWTIAPSDGVKTGQIVRPLGSVGCYVPGGRYPLPSTLLMTVTPAQVAGVERIVVCSPKPARETMAAAWLAGVTEFYRVGGAQAIAAMAYGTEAITRVDKIVGPGNLFVTAAKTIVSNECGIDMPAGPTEIVVTSETGDASGIAADLVAQAEHDPEALPILITSNEALAKNVAGEVKLQAAKNKIAKQSLAAQGAIFVTSTVAEAQELTNRLAPEHLTVDAAADLKWVRNAGSVFVGAYAPQSMGDYVSGPNHVLPTGRVGRVRGGLSVMDFVKVITVQEYTRKGLRKIGPHAIALAEAEGLVGHAESVRVRMR
- the hisC gene encoding histidinol-phosphate transaminase, with translation MKVATEVKPRRAVLEMPEYHPPLAGRDALRLDFNENTFAPSPKVMERLREITAEGLTKYPEREPGERIAAKHFGLNPDEVLLTNGVDEAIHLVCCAFLEEGDEALICTPGFFMYDVSIMMMTPNLRKVQADEALQFPFEKFLAAITERTKLIIVSSPNNPTGAVVSREHLLAIAKAAPQAVLMVDEAYYHFHGETTIGDLRAVPNLLVARTFSKAYGLANLRIGMLAGNTALMKYVRKVSSPYNVNGVALDCLTVALADEDYLAWYVEQVRVGRDRMMRGLDELGVPYFSSHANFVLMKIGPKHKELVTAMRSHGILLRDRSADPGCNGFVRITIGIEEHVRLGLAALRSSLEEIGWKPTDVRTVQQSSEGEREFE